The genome window GCGTGGGCATGCTGAGCACATGCTACCCAGCCATCTGCTTAGGGAGTTCCTCTGGCTCCCGGGATAGAGATCTTGCTGGGGATTGGCTGCTGCCAAATGACTTATTCAGCCTGCTGCTCTCTCCAGAGGAAACCTTAGGGAAGGGAGTAGCTGCAGGTGGGCTGTAGGACACACTGTCACAGAGGCCGTGTTGCTACACATCCTTGCATCCTAGGGGCTTCACAGCCTTGGAGTTCAGCTGCATCCCAAGCTCTCTACCTCCTCGAGTAGGTGCTCCAGAGTGGGGAGAACCTTTGCTTGTATTGTCTTGGTCCGACTGTCCCAGCACCCTGGTCGCGCTCCGTGgggtccctgcagcagctgcagtgcctCCAGTCTTTTACTGTACTGGGATTCAGGCATCAGCAGTAGAAGTAATGGGCAATTCCCCCCTTCCAGCAAGTTGTTTCTGTTAGACATTGCTGGTACCAGGTCTGTGCGCCTCGGCTCAGCCTGCGGGTCCCTGCTACCTCTCAGCATGAGTAGTTTATACTGGACCATCCCCCTCGGCTCTTCTTACTCTCCTGCCTTAGGGGAGACGGGCCCTACGATGGGAATCGTCGTTTCCACTTGCATATCAGAAACTCTCTTTCATAATGGAGTTTAAGTAACATGAGTGGTGGTGGTAGATGGAATTCATTTCTGGGTTGGGTcgttggttttgccttttttcctctcttctgaacCTGAACACATTAAAGGAGAGACTGAGACAGTTGCACTAAGCATAAAGCTACACACTATCATATTTTTCAAACCATTGCTCCGGAATTGGCTGTTGGGCTGTGTGTGGCCTGCAGTTAATTGAGCACTTCAGCTTTGACTAGTATGTTTTACTTAACAATTGCAATGGGCTTGGAGCCTGCTGGGTCAGCTGCTGATAACCTGATTGTCTTTAATTGTGCAAATATACCCTCAGATATTTCAAAATGAGGGCGTCGGTGATGGAGGGGTGGAAAGGACAGTGGGTGcaagtatgtatatatataggtatatatacaGTTATAATTTCTTCTATTGACAAAACCTTATATAGGCACTGAAACACATGACACTACGTAAGATTTATCTTTTGTATCAGGCCTTTGCAAATGGGATACTTGCAAAGGGAAGCTGTAAATAATCGCAATTGTGGTCCCCCTCTATCTCTGCTCTCTAAAGCTGCAGAAGAGAAGTGGTTGACCAGCTTTGTTATTCAAAGCATTTCCCTTAACAGCTGAATCCTGTGGGAGATTCCTCTTAGAGCAGCTTTCCTCTGCGGTGGACTCTCCTGACAAGATCACAGACTGCTTTTGGTCTCTGAGTGTCATGATGAACATCTAGTTAGGTCTATTTTTATATCTGAAATATGTTGAAAGATGctgtgcagagaagcagcagtagaGTAAGATTTGAAAGTAGTCTATACAGGGTAATGCTTTTGGGGACAGTATGCATTTTCCTTCCCGGTTCTGGAATTTCTTATGTCTATAAAATCATAAAACTTGAATTAGCACCAAGAAAATAGTCATGACTAtacaatgttttaattttctctttttgcatcaAGATTGAAATTCTGTGCTTCATAGCTGCTCTGATGTGTCTTTTTCAGCTTCGaaattttccaataaaataaacCCATTGCGGTAGTTACTGCTACTCTAAACAATtaattgagaagaaaaataatgatacaCACATGTTGTTCTTCACCCTTTTATTCTACCCTGAATGCTGGTACAGTGTCAGAACAGCCTTTCAAGGCACAAAAGGGAAAATACTTTGGCCTGAGAAGGTGGTTGGGGAAGTGGTTGAAGGAGAGGAAACGGTGGCTGAAACCTCAGTGGCTTAATTACTGTTTATGGTGGGAATTGGGCAACTGGCGGTTTTGACCAGAATGTACCTGGGGTTTGAGtgactgtcatagaatcatagaattgttagggttggaagggaccttaaagatcatctagttccaacccccctgccctgggcagggacacctcccactagatcaggttgctcagagccccatccagcctggccttaaaaacttccagggatggggcttccaccacctctctgggcaacctgttccagtgcctcaccaccctcatggtgaagaacttcttcctaatgtccagtgtgaatcgacccatctctagttttaatccattccctctagtcctaccagaCTTGTTTCTGATCACTTCACTGGGATTAGAGATGGCAGGTTTCGTTGTGAACTGGTTTGGCTCTGGTGTGTAATCGGGATCCTGGCTAGCAGGTCAGCTTCATCCAACCTGCCGACCGTGCTGACGTGGCCTTGTCACAGGTTGGGAGGTGAAGGGTACCCACTCAACACATGAATGCTGAGGTGTCCCCTCTCATCTCTGCACGTGTCCATGCGCTGGCAACTGTAACTGGTTTGCTGCATCGTTATGGCTGGTGAGGCTGGGTGTGGGGGATGGCGTCTCGGCACTTGCACGATGGACCAAGcttgatgtgcttgggtgctctAGTTTTGGAAAGCAAAGGGTGGGAGGTTACATGTTTATCACCCTTCTCTAGGTGGGGAGATCCAGTCCTTAGAAGCTGTCTGCTCCTAAAAGTTGTGATATTTGAGGTAGGATGGTGATGTGAtctattaatttttctcttttcttgtgtttttctgtATTCCAGGAAGGGTGCTTGTGGCCTTCAGAAAGCTCGGTTTCACGCCAGGGTGCGTCAGAGGTACAGAGAGATTTCTTATTATCTTCACCAACGTGCCTTCCTCTTTCCCGTTACGTGTATTTGTCTCCTCTCAAAAACATGCATCTAATTAgtaaataaagctttttcagTGTAGTCCAAGAGCCAGTTTCATGTGGACATCTGAGCCTGCCTTAACTCCCATTCCATGAATGCTTAagactttttcattaaaagaatgaaattctACCTACCCAACACCTCATCTCTGTCCGCAGCTCCCCATATCGTAGTAGGCATTCACAGTAAGTGGTGGAGGTGTCTCCCACATGCAGTATCTCAGTAATTTGGGTATTCAGTGGAATCTACAAGACCAGttgctcttctccctgtgtttttCCTGGATTTACAACACATATCCTATCACCAGTGTCTCCTGTCCCCAGCTAGCACAGGTCCCTGGTCTGAGGGATAATTTGTGGGTGTGTTGCTCCAAGTGGCCCAGCTCACCCATGTCAAACTGTGAATCTTCCTGATGTCTGACCTTGCATTTATGCAGGGCAGGGGCTAAAGACCCTGCATGGACCCAAAAATGAGAAGAGCAGTTTGATAGATCTAGATTGAAGAAACTGGTGTGTCTCTCTAGATCTGGGATAGACCAAGGGAGAAGCAGTAGCTTCTCACAGAGTGTCTTGAACTCTTCCTCTTGTAAAGCCTGACCTTTTCCAGGGCTTATTATGCTGGGGACGTTTTTTCCACTCGCAGTGCAGACGCCTTGCAGGTTCTCCCCGGAGGCCGAGTTCTGGCTGAGAACTGAGGGGGAGGAGGACACCTGATACACTCCGGTAGTGAAGGCGTGAGATATGCCAGGCCTTTACAAAATGTACTAAAATGACCATCTGAATTCTTTGGTGATACAGGGTATTACATTAACTCTGAGTAGGAGGGGGATGCTCAGACTGCAGCTGAAATTCAGTATTGGGACATTTTCATAGAATTAGTTAATTGTCAAGACTAGAGAGGAGGTATTTCCTATGTACAGAAACAGAACTGTTTTCTCTCAGCTCTGCATGTTTTGATGTCAGAAGGAACTGTGTGAGGTCTTGGTCTTCCTTTGTGGAGCTCTTCTCAAGTATCTTGTGTTAGATCCGTCCTGCAGCTCCTACCTCATCTTTTCACACGTGTGGGTGTGTGAGCATGCGTGCACACTGTCAGCTGCGTTTAATCTTTTAAGATAGGTGGCAAAGAGAAGTATTTTCTGGTTTATCGGTTCTTTGTAAATACGGAGCACCCACAGTGCTTTGCTCAGACGTGGAGTCACGTGTCTCTCTTCCCATTTCAGATCATGTATGCTCCAAGGTCCAGGGACAGGTTTACTGCCCCATCTTTTATGCAGCGGGACCGTTTCAGTCGCTTCCAGCCCACCTACCCTTACATGCAGCATGAGATTGACCTTCCTCCGACCATCTCCCTTTCCGACGGGGAAGAGCCACCGCCGTACCAAGGCCCGTGCACCCTTCAGCTCCGGGACCCAGAACAGCAGATGGAGCTCAACCGGGAATCTGTCAGGGCACCGCCCAACCGAACCATTTTTGATAGCGACTTGATAGACATCTCGATGTACAATGGGGGCCCCTGCCCACCAAGCAGCAATTCGGGCATAAGTGCAACCAACTATAGCAGTAATGGAAGGATGGAAGGACCACCCCCGACGTACAGCGAGGTCATGGGGCATTATCCAGGCTCCTCTTTTTTCCATCACCAGCACAGCAACGCGCCTCCTTCCTCGCAGAGGGGGAGCAGACTTCAGTTTCAGCAGAACAATTCGGAGAGCACAATAGTCCCCAGCAAAGGCCAAGACCGGAAACCGGGAAACCTGGTCTAAGTTACTCGCCCAGGCGCATTTGAACTGAAGACAAGAGCTTCAAGCAGAGCGGTGGAGGAAGACGCCCCCCCGTGCTCCGGTGCACAATGTTGTTACGTTTCACGTGGTACAACTTAGTAAAACCAAACGTGCAAACCAGTTCTTTGTTTCTGATTCCTTTCAGGGGAATTGCATGCAAAGCAGATCGAAAGAAATACAAACTTCCATTCAGTTTGTCTACGAGCAGTGtttcaggggagggggggggggggatatattattttttttttaataaactatttCAATTATTTAATTGTAAAAGTTAACTTAGCACAGAAATGAGGCTTGTACAGCCTGTTTTATACTCACTGAATGGCAGAAGGAAGAAGGTGGTTTTGCTGGATAAATGGGGGAAGAATTGgccagtttgcttttttttttctcccagggtgtggattttttttttttttttaaatatgaaacaaaattcCTGTTTTGTGTGCCAAGGTATAAAGTTGAGAACTTAGATGAATGCAAGGAATTAATTTGTATTGtgataaatgtgttttaaaaagttGCACTatcttaatgtttaaaaaaaatatatatgaggGAACTGTTTTATGTGAAGTTCTTCTATATGTTGTCTTTTCACCTGTGGAATAATGATAGAGCCCCAGAAGTAATCTGGAGGAgtttgcccccctccccccgggtTTGCTAGAAAAAGGGGACAGGACTTAGCCTAACATCTCTTGACTTTTACAAATCAAGAAATACAGGGACACTCGTCTTTGCAATAATTTGTGTTCAAATAACAGTGCATCAATGAAGTGTCTTGGAGACTTGTGGATGGAAGACGGCAAATATGAAATCCCAGCATTTACCACCATTTAGGATTTAGCTGTTTTGCAGTGTAGACTATTTGTTTCGTAAACGGCAAAACAAAATCCCAGATGTGTTAATTTGTATTGATTCTAACTAAGTGCtgccattcttttccttttcGTAATGCAGTAACGCCAGTACTGACAGttttagagattatttttttttgtccgcACTGTAGCCTGAAATGTATTTAGTCACATATCATGACATTATGcaataaattgtttaaaaatgcaaGGTGGGTCTTTTCCCCTGCAACGCTGTTAAAATATGTGAGACACTTGTGCTTTTCGCTCTCCATTTCATCCTTTAGATACTGAATTTCAGTCCTGGAGATCCATCCTGTTGAAGTGAAGGGGCCTTTCTAGCTATGACCCCCCCCCACCATGCAGTTTCCGCAGCAGTACCGGGAGCGCTCCTGACAGCGGTGCTGGCATCCGCGGCATCCCTGGCGGTGACCTGGGAGCACCAGTTGTTCTCACTGCAGGCCATTTTGCTCTGGGCCCTGTTGCGGAAACCCTCCTCCGTGCACGTCATCCGGCTGACGCCAGGAGGGCTACGCTCACGGGTAAAGACGACTCGCGTATTAAGTCAGTGTCTGTAAGCCCTGGTTTTGCCGTGCTGGTCTTAAGAGTAGTTGGAAAATGTTAACCCGCCTGTAAAGTGGCCCACGGGGTATTTCTTCCCTGTTTGTTTCTGTGTGGAAGCACGCGCGGCGCTGGAAGGCGGGTGACAAATGGTGATAGCGGCACCACAAGCACATGAAAAAGCACAACTTgcacttaaaatgcattttggaaatgGACTTAAAGTAAGAACCTTTTAGAGTCTTAGCTTGAACAGTTTctaatatatatgtgtgtaagTGTGTCGTAGACCTTTTCACTTCAagatctttcacttttttttctattttcttaaaCCTTGTGCTTGGTTAGGGGCAGCAGCCACTgagggggctgtggaggagcacGGTGCCCGAGCGCCTGGTCCCATGGCTGGAGGCTGGATTTCCGCAGGACTTCTGTACACGGGGGGCTCTGATAACTGAAGTGCATCTTTGATCTATGCAGAGTTTTAATGCCAAAACAGTATGCGTGTCTGCGTGTGTGTTTTTCGGGCCTCAGTgtagtttattttcttcataagaTAATTTGGTTTTATTCTAGTTCAGAACATGTTTGTGTAACTGTTAGTCTGAACATGCAGCCTCATTTGTCTCTGTAATTGTTTTTTGGTCTGAGTCACACTGGTGATGCAAAGCAAAGCTGCCTTTTAATTTATGTTTCAtttgaagggagagagagagattgtaTGATGggattcacttattttttttccactcagacTGAGAGGAGAGGTGTTTAGGAGATGACTAGGTGGCTGTCAGTCAGCTAGGGCTCCAGTCATGTCTGGTTTCTGGGAATAAAAGCTGTGAAATTCGATTTTTGCAAACAACCTATGGATATAtttcttagtta of Rissa tridactyla isolate bRisTri1 chromosome 2, bRisTri1.patW.cur.20221130, whole genome shotgun sequence contains these proteins:
- the LDLRAD4 gene encoding low-density lipoprotein receptor class A domain-containing protein 4 isoform X1, with the protein product MQEAGFQATNAFTECKFTCASGKCLYLGSLICNQQNDCGDNSDEENCLLVTEHPPPGIFSSELEFVQIIIIIVVITVMVVVIICLLNHYKLSTRSFINRQSQSRRQEETLQTEGCLWPSESSVSRQGASEIMYAPRSRDRFTAPSFMQRDRFSRFQPTYPYMQHEIDLPPTISLSDGEEPPPYQGPCTLQLRDPEQQMELNRESVRAPPNRTIFDSDLIDISMYNGGPCPPSSNSGISATNYSSNGRMEGPPPTYSEVMGHYPGSSFFHHQHSNAPPSSQRGSRLQFQQNNSESTIVPSKGQDRKPGNLV
- the LDLRAD4 gene encoding low-density lipoprotein receptor class A domain-containing protein 4 isoform X3; the encoded protein is MVVVIICLLNHYKLSTRSFINRQSQSRRQEETLQTEGCLWPSESSVSRQGASEIMYAPRSRDRFTAPSFMQRDRFSRFQPTYPYMQHEIDLPPTISLSDGEEPPPYQGPCTLQLRDPEQQMELNRESVRAPPNRTIFDSDLIDISMYNGGPCPPSSNSGISATNYSSNGRMEGPPPTYSEVMGHYPGSSFFHHQHSNAPPSSQRGSRLQFQQNNSESTIVPSKGQDRKPGNLV
- the LDLRAD4 gene encoding low-density lipoprotein receptor class A domain-containing protein 4 isoform X2, whose translation is MNSEKLNRTAVKDARLKDLLLERAELEFVQIIIIIVVITVMVVVIICLLNHYKLSTRSFINRQSQSRRQEETLQTEGCLWPSESSVSRQGASEIMYAPRSRDRFTAPSFMQRDRFSRFQPTYPYMQHEIDLPPTISLSDGEEPPPYQGPCTLQLRDPEQQMELNRESVRAPPNRTIFDSDLIDISMYNGGPCPPSSNSGISATNYSSNGRMEGPPPTYSEVMGHYPGSSFFHHQHSNAPPSSQRGSRLQFQQNNSESTIVPSKGQDRKPGNLV